ccctgtcgttctcaactaacatcaaggcggtgacccgttcctgtaggttcatgctctacaacattcgcagagtacgaccctgcctcacgcaggaagcggcgcaggtcctaatccaggcacttgtcatctcccgtctggattactgcaacacctgtctcttatacacatctagatgtgtataagagacaggtcctaatccaggcacttgtcatctcccgtctggattactgcaactcgctgttggctgggctccctgcctgtgccattaaacccctacaactcatccagaacgccgcagcccgtctggtgttcaactttcccaagttctctcacgtcaccccgctcctccgctctctccactggcttccagttgaagctcgcatccgctacaagaccatggtgcttgcctacggagctgtgaggggaacggcacctccgtaccttcaggctctgatcaggccctacacccaaacaagggcactgcgttcatccacctctggcctgctcgcctccctacctctgaggatgtacagttcccgctcagcccagtcaaaactgttcgctgctctggcaccccaatggtggaacaaactccctcacgacgccaggtcagcggagtcaatcaccaccttccggagacacctgaaaccccacctctttaaggaatacctaggataggataaagtaatccttctaacctcccacccttaaaagagttagatgcactattgtaaagtggttgttccactggatatcataaggtgaatgcaccaatttgtaagtcgct
The genomic region above belongs to Salvelinus sp. IW2-2015 linkage group LG4p, ASM291031v2, whole genome shotgun sequence and contains:
- the LOC139023542 gene encoding uncharacterized protein is translated as MTDHHLKLNLGKTELLFLPGKDCPFHDLAITVDNSIVSSSQSAKNLGVILDNTLSFSTNIKAVTRSCRFMLYNIRRVRPCLTQEAAQVLIQALVISRLDYCNSLLAGLPACAIKPLQLIQNAAARLVFNFPKFSHVTPLLRSLHWLPVEARIRYKTMVLAYGAVRGTAPPYLQALIRPYTQTRALRSSTSGLLASLPLRMYSSRSAQSKLFAALAPQWWNKLPHDARSAESITTFRRHLKPHLFKEYLG